Proteins from a genomic interval of Drosophila melanogaster chromosome 2R:
- the CG10073 gene encoding uncharacterized protein, isoform A, protein MGDKDKLISDEPIEDAVRSASSKKIKNQEQYLRGPWYLATGFLLFWALLFSAVVLPLFYRIPTGLTIEDASKGVFIAERAQSNLYKLAEIGTKVVGSDNNENKTVDYLMGLVNEIQENCLDDYFDIEVDLQEVSGSYIHWTMVNMYQGVQNIVIKLSPKNTTSTTYLLVNSHFDSKPTSPSAGDAGQMVVAILEVLRVMCSTKQAIRHPVVFLLNGAEENPLQASHGFITQHKWAKNCKVVLNLDAAGNGGSDIVFQTGPNSPWLVEKYKENAPHYLATTMAEEIFQTGILPSDTDFAIFVKYGNLIGLDMAKFINGFAYHTKYDQFSNIPRGSIQNTGDNLLGLVRSIANSTELDNTEAYATGHAIFFDVLGLYFISYTESNGVILNYSVAGVALVLIFLSIWRTSSISRVSIGHVLCWFILIFVLQIIAFVLGLGLPIVVAYVFDKYGLSITYFSTPVLLIGLYICPSLLGLSLPSYIYLKLQRSEKVGFAQHLQLVLHGHAAVLAILDIGLTVYGLRSAYVPTWTLIFYVIPLAVNLLTTLHDRGFSWTGVLKIFQVVPFLYNSYLIYCFVVTLIPMMGRFGRATNPDLIISALCALGTILALGFVIPLVNMFRRPSLILLTLLAISAVTIYTASSTQIGFPYRPKTNVQRLPYLHVRRIFYEYDGTVVKNDSGYLFNFQDRRGPAPLKLSKLNTTGLVSIAADCDTVMMCGFPLYDHRWVKNRLQIMWLPREEEIITPYEPKLELLSKTELGNNTLRMNFQSATTDHASVFIQPLEDVIISNWSLPTSYIGQQDTSHMYFSYGKNNTALTFFIDFYKLDADFAVPLCQIGLAVHFIGNKGDAISQEFAKKIPSFAAAVDWPASYQRYIF, encoded by the exons ATGGGTGACAAAGACAAACTG ATTTCTGATGAGCCAATCGAAGATGCCGTTAGATCGGCATCCtctaaaaaaatcaaaaaccaGGAACAATACTTACGAGGACCCTGGTATTTGGCCACTGGTTTTCTACTGTTTTGGGCACTCCTCTTCTCGGCCGTGGTATTACCACTCTTTTACCGCATTCCCACAGGATTGACCATTGAGGATGCATCCAAGGGCGTCTTTATCGCCGAACGAGCCCAAAGCAATCTTTACAAATTAGCCGAAATCGGTACCAAAGTCGTTGGCAGTGATAACAATGAGAACAAAACTGTTGACTATCTGATGGGTCTAGTGAACGAGATACAGGAGAATTGCCTGGATGACTACTTCGACATCGAAGTCGATTTGCAAGAGGTCTCGGGATCCTATATTCATTGGACCATGGTCAATATGTACCAGGGCGTTCAGAATATTGTGATCAAACTGAGTCCCAAGAATACCACGAGTACCACTTACCTGCTCGTCAACAGTCACTTCGATTCCAAGCCGACTAGTCCATCTGCTGGCGATGCTGGTCAGATGGTTGTTGCCATCCTGGAGGTCCTGCGAGTGATGTGCTCAACCAAGCAAGCCATTAGGCATCCAGTCGTCTTTCTACTGAACGGAGCCGAGGAGAATCCACTACAAGCTTCGCATGGCTTCATTACCCAACACAAATGGGCTAAAAACTGCAA GGTGGTTCTCAATTTGGATGCAGCTGGCAATGGCGGTAGTGATATAGTGTTCCAAACTGGACCTAATAGCCCTTGGCTTGTAGAA aaatacaaagaaaatgcacCACACTATCTGGCTACCACAATGGCTGAGGAAATCTTCCAAACAGGCATCCTGCCCTCCGACACTGATTTTGCTATCTTTGTCAAGTATGGTAATCTTATTG GTTTGGACATGGCCAAGTTTATCAATGGTTTCGCCTATCACACCAAGTACGATCAATTCTCCAATATTCCCAGAGGATCCATACAAAATACGGGCGATAATTTGCTTGGTCTGGTGCGATCCATAGCCAATTCTACGGAACTGGATAACACAGAG GCTTATGCCACAGGACATGCCATCTTTTTCGATGTCCTGGGACTGTACTTCATTAGCTATACGGAGAGCAATGGCGTTATTCTCAATTATTCCGTGGCCGGAGTGGCACTTGTCCTGATTTTCTTATCCATTTGGCGTACATCAAGCATATCCCGTGTGTCCATAGGACACGTTCTCTGCTGGTTCATTTTGATCTTTGTGCTGCAGATCATAGCTTTTGTACTGGGACTCGGACTGCCCATAGTCGTAGCCTATGTTTTCGATAAGTACGGACTATCCATCACTTACTTCAGCACTCCAGTCCTGCTAATTGGCCTCTATATTTGCCCGAGTCTATTGGGATTGAGCTTGCCATCCTACATCTACCTGAAGTTGCAACGAAGT GAAAAGGTCGGATTCGCCCAACATCTGCAGCTGGTTCTCCATGGACACGCTGCAGTGCTGGCTATCTTGGACATTGGATTGACCGTTTATGGACTGCGTAGCGCCTATGTGCCCACCTGGACACTCATCTTCTACGTCATTCCCTTGGCCGTCAATCTGTTGACCACTTTGCATGATCGCGGCTTTTCCTGGACCGGTGTGCTCAAGATATTCCAAGTAGTTCCCTTCCTTTACAATAGCTATTTGATTTACTGTTTCGTGGTGACTCTCATACCCATGATGGGTCGTTTTGGCCG AGCAACTAATCCGGATTTGATTATATCGGCTTTGTGTGCTTTGGGAACCATTTTGGCTTTGGGTTTCGTg ATACCCCTAGTTAACATGTTCCGACGCCCCAGTCTGATCCTGCTCACCTTGTTGGCCATAAGCGCTGTGACCATTTACACGGCTAGCTCCACCCAAATTGGTTTTCCATACCGTCCAAAGACCAACGTTCAGCGACTTCCCTACCTG CATGTACGACGAATCTTCTACGAATACGATGGCACAGTTGTGAAGAATGACTCCGGCTATCTGTTCAACTTCCAGGATCGTCGGGGACCAGCACCCCTGAAACTGTCCAAGTTGAATACGACTGGATTGGTCAGCATTGCTGCGGACTGTGATACGGTTATGATGTGCGGATTTCCTCTATATGATCACCGATGGGTTAAGAATCGTCTGCAGATAATGTGGCTGCCAAGAGAAGAGGAAATCATTACGCCATATGAGCCGAAACTTGAGCTATTGTCCAAAACGGAACTGGGAAACAATACACTGCGCATGAATTTCCAATCAGCGACTACGGATCATGCCAGTGTGTTTATCCAGCCACTTGAAGATGTTATCATTTCCAACTGGAGCCTGCCCACGAGTTACATTGGCCAGCAGGATACCTCCCATATGTACTTCTCATATGGCAAGAACAACACGGCATTGACTTTCTTTATTGACTTTTAT
- the CG10073 gene encoding uncharacterized protein, isoform C, which produces MWQAVRSRFDTCKNKISDEPIEDAVRSASSKKIKNQEQYLRGPWYLATGFLLFWALLFSAVVLPLFYRIPTGLTIEDASKGVFIAERAQSNLYKLAEIGTKVVGSDNNENKTVDYLMGLVNEIQENCLDDYFDIEVDLQEVSGSYIHWTMVNMYQGVQNIVIKLSPKNTTSTTYLLVNSHFDSKPTSPSAGDAGQMVVAILEVLRVMCSTKQAIRHPVVFLLNGAEENPLQASHGFITQHKWAKNCKVVLNLDAAGNGGSDIVFQTGPNSPWLVEKYKENAPHYLATTMAEEIFQTGILPSDTDFAIFVKYGNLIGLDMAKFINGFAYHTKYDQFSNIPRGSIQNTGDNLLGLVRSIANSTELDNTEAYATGHAIFFDVLGLYFISYTESNGVILNYSVAGVALVLIFLSIWRTSSISRVSIGHVLCWFILIFVLQIIAFVLGLGLPIVVAYVFDKYGLSITYFSTPVLLIGLYICPSLLGLSLPSYIYLKLQRSEKVGFAQHLQLVLHGHAAVLAILDIGLTVYGLRSAYVPTWTLIFYVIPLAVNLLTTLHDRGFSWTGVLKIFQVVPFLYNSYLIYCFVVTLIPMMGRFGRATNPDLIISALCALGTILALGFVIPLVNMFRRPSLILLTLLAISAVTIYTASSTQIGFPYRPKTNVQRLPYLHVRRIFYEYDGTVVKNDSGYLFNFQDRRGPAPLKLSKLNTTGLVSIAADCDTVMMCGFPLYDHRWVKNRLQIMWLPREEEIITPYEPKLELLSKTELGNNTLRMNFQSATTDHASVFIQPLEDVIISNWSLPTSYIGQQDTSHMYFSYGKNNTALTFFIDFYKLDADFAVPLCQIGLAVHFIGNKGDAISQEFAKKIPSFAAAVDWPASYQRYIF; this is translated from the exons ATGTGGCAAGCAGTACGTTCCCGCTTCGATACTTGTAAAAACAAG ATTTCTGATGAGCCAATCGAAGATGCCGTTAGATCGGCATCCtctaaaaaaatcaaaaaccaGGAACAATACTTACGAGGACCCTGGTATTTGGCCACTGGTTTTCTACTGTTTTGGGCACTCCTCTTCTCGGCCGTGGTATTACCACTCTTTTACCGCATTCCCACAGGATTGACCATTGAGGATGCATCCAAGGGCGTCTTTATCGCCGAACGAGCCCAAAGCAATCTTTACAAATTAGCCGAAATCGGTACCAAAGTCGTTGGCAGTGATAACAATGAGAACAAAACTGTTGACTATCTGATGGGTCTAGTGAACGAGATACAGGAGAATTGCCTGGATGACTACTTCGACATCGAAGTCGATTTGCAAGAGGTCTCGGGATCCTATATTCATTGGACCATGGTCAATATGTACCAGGGCGTTCAGAATATTGTGATCAAACTGAGTCCCAAGAATACCACGAGTACCACTTACCTGCTCGTCAACAGTCACTTCGATTCCAAGCCGACTAGTCCATCTGCTGGCGATGCTGGTCAGATGGTTGTTGCCATCCTGGAGGTCCTGCGAGTGATGTGCTCAACCAAGCAAGCCATTAGGCATCCAGTCGTCTTTCTACTGAACGGAGCCGAGGAGAATCCACTACAAGCTTCGCATGGCTTCATTACCCAACACAAATGGGCTAAAAACTGCAA GGTGGTTCTCAATTTGGATGCAGCTGGCAATGGCGGTAGTGATATAGTGTTCCAAACTGGACCTAATAGCCCTTGGCTTGTAGAA aaatacaaagaaaatgcacCACACTATCTGGCTACCACAATGGCTGAGGAAATCTTCCAAACAGGCATCCTGCCCTCCGACACTGATTTTGCTATCTTTGTCAAGTATGGTAATCTTATTG GTTTGGACATGGCCAAGTTTATCAATGGTTTCGCCTATCACACCAAGTACGATCAATTCTCCAATATTCCCAGAGGATCCATACAAAATACGGGCGATAATTTGCTTGGTCTGGTGCGATCCATAGCCAATTCTACGGAACTGGATAACACAGAG GCTTATGCCACAGGACATGCCATCTTTTTCGATGTCCTGGGACTGTACTTCATTAGCTATACGGAGAGCAATGGCGTTATTCTCAATTATTCCGTGGCCGGAGTGGCACTTGTCCTGATTTTCTTATCCATTTGGCGTACATCAAGCATATCCCGTGTGTCCATAGGACACGTTCTCTGCTGGTTCATTTTGATCTTTGTGCTGCAGATCATAGCTTTTGTACTGGGACTCGGACTGCCCATAGTCGTAGCCTATGTTTTCGATAAGTACGGACTATCCATCACTTACTTCAGCACTCCAGTCCTGCTAATTGGCCTCTATATTTGCCCGAGTCTATTGGGATTGAGCTTGCCATCCTACATCTACCTGAAGTTGCAACGAAGT GAAAAGGTCGGATTCGCCCAACATCTGCAGCTGGTTCTCCATGGACACGCTGCAGTGCTGGCTATCTTGGACATTGGATTGACCGTTTATGGACTGCGTAGCGCCTATGTGCCCACCTGGACACTCATCTTCTACGTCATTCCCTTGGCCGTCAATCTGTTGACCACTTTGCATGATCGCGGCTTTTCCTGGACCGGTGTGCTCAAGATATTCCAAGTAGTTCCCTTCCTTTACAATAGCTATTTGATTTACTGTTTCGTGGTGACTCTCATACCCATGATGGGTCGTTTTGGCCG AGCAACTAATCCGGATTTGATTATATCGGCTTTGTGTGCTTTGGGAACCATTTTGGCTTTGGGTTTCGTg ATACCCCTAGTTAACATGTTCCGACGCCCCAGTCTGATCCTGCTCACCTTGTTGGCCATAAGCGCTGTGACCATTTACACGGCTAGCTCCACCCAAATTGGTTTTCCATACCGTCCAAAGACCAACGTTCAGCGACTTCCCTACCTG CATGTACGACGAATCTTCTACGAATACGATGGCACAGTTGTGAAGAATGACTCCGGCTATCTGTTCAACTTCCAGGATCGTCGGGGACCAGCACCCCTGAAACTGTCCAAGTTGAATACGACTGGATTGGTCAGCATTGCTGCGGACTGTGATACGGTTATGATGTGCGGATTTCCTCTATATGATCACCGATGGGTTAAGAATCGTCTGCAGATAATGTGGCTGCCAAGAGAAGAGGAAATCATTACGCCATATGAGCCGAAACTTGAGCTATTGTCCAAAACGGAACTGGGAAACAATACACTGCGCATGAATTTCCAATCAGCGACTACGGATCATGCCAGTGTGTTTATCCAGCCACTTGAAGATGTTATCATTTCCAACTGGAGCCTGCCCACGAGTTACATTGGCCAGCAGGATACCTCCCATATGTACTTCTCATATGGCAAGAACAACACGGCATTGACTTTCTTTATTGACTTTTAT